From a single Nicotiana tomentosiformis chromosome 2, ASM39032v3, whole genome shotgun sequence genomic region:
- the LOC104096689 gene encoding photosystem I reaction center subunit psaK, chloroplastic-like, with the protein MAATILTFLPQFNGLKTNTFSTSPIQGLVAVQPMRSRGQGALGARCDFIGSPTNLIMVTSTSLMLFAGRFGLAPSANRKATAGLKLEVRDSGLQTGDPAGFTLADTLACGVVGHIIGVGVVLGLKNIGAI; encoded by the exons ATGGCTGCCACCATCTTAACTTTTCTTCCACAGTTCAATGGACTCAAAACCAACACCTTCTCTACTTCCCCTATTCAGGGCTTG GTGGCCGTTCAACCCATGAGGAGTAGAGGGCAAGGTGCTCTGGGTGCTCGCTGTGATTTTATTGGCTCGCCCACAAATTTG ATAATGGTGACATCAACAAGCCTAATGCTCTTTGCTGGTAGATTTGGGTTGGCTCCATCAGCAAACAGGAAAGCCACAGCAGGGCTAAAGCTTGAGGTTAGGGACTCAGGTCTCCAGACTGGAGATCCTGCTGGATTTACACTCGCTGACACCTTGGCTTGTGGTGTTGTTGGTCACATTATTGGTGTTGGGGTTGTTCTTGGCCTCAAAAACATTGGTGCTATCTAA